A region of the Electrophorus electricus isolate fEleEle1 chromosome 7, fEleEle1.pri, whole genome shotgun sequence genome:
ACATGGACCATCTGAATGTCTATATCTCttctcacataaacacattaggtctcttctgctctcccccccccccacccccaacacacacacacacacacacacacacacacacagactcagctGTGTTAGAAGAAGACTAAAATATTCAGCTGATTCCCTGGTCTTAACGTTCTCTCCTTagtcacacacctgctctaaTAGCAAACAGGCAGCCTGTCTCTACCCAGCAGTTTGACACACACTAAACTGCATAAACTAGACACATTCTGCATTGCAGTAGACAAAACTGTCAATTTCATTGGAGAACTGATATATAATGAACCGTATTCCAAATACACTGGCCTCCTCTTTCATAATTAGCAACGGTTTCATTCAAATGGTTGATCTCGCATGTCATGATGGAGTGAGTCACTTCACAAGTCAAATGAACCTTTAAAGATTCAGCTTTTCAGCTGAATTACGTAACATGTTCTctgtgatttattattaaaagtgACTTTCAACCTTTCTACCAGACAACCTTCCAAACCAGACAGTGTTCCCAACCAGACAGCCTTCTGAACCAGACAGCTTTCCAAACCAGACAGTGTTCCCAACCAGACAGCCTTGCCCACCAGACAGCCTTCCCAACACATGAGCCTCCTGGGACTCCTTCTCTCAGCATGAGATGCAGAACAGTCACAACACGAATGAACAGCAAACATTGCGATCAGTCGTCCACACAATCGTCTGCAGCCGGAATCAACCCTAATTTCCCAGACTATCAGAGGTCTGGCTGTAAATGTGGGCAGGCCGGAGGTTGACTGTGAATGCTTCGAATGTTAGAAGTGGTGCTGGGCAGGTGAAGAAGGCAGGCTCTGGCCTGGACTCTTAGTGTCTGATGAGTCAGCTTAGTCCCAGAGGAGGGCTGATTGACAGTATCGATAAGAGAGGAGACACTCCTCTTCGCTGTTTCACACTGAGCCAGTGCTTTTCTGTTGGGAGAAACAGGCTTTCTCTCCacatctcttttttttcctcatttttaatCTTTCACTTGCTCTGTCTCAGTTCCTTAGTTACTCGTTGAAGTGCTTTGATCTTTTTGAACTTCACTGACTTCTAATGGCCATGAATGCTATTAGACATTAaaaaagagatagatagagagggagagaaaaagggtAAAGTTCCAATGAAAAGACTAAGGACAGAGTGTCAGGGTAAACCATATCGGTACAGGGCTGCATGAGTTGACACAACACCTCCCTTAAACTTGAAACAGCCGACATGTTCATGTTAAGACATTAATGCAGGGCCGAAAGAACACAATGATGCACAACATGCTGGAAAGATTTGTAAATCTTTGTCATGGAACTTTGATTTCATCCACCATGCTTCTCAATAGCAATATTGAATCCATTACTGGAGTTTAGAATCAATATGAgcgagccccccccccccccccccccccccccccttacaaaaacaacacaagcaaacaaaacaaaaacaaaaccctacagGTAGAGGTGAAAAtgatatttgcatattaataaaataatttgtcttttgtttgaACAAATAGGCCTCTATCTTTCATTACTGCCTGTCCGCGTCTGTGGTTAAGTATACCTCAATCTTCCTATGGATTGTTTAGCTTATGTCAACAGTCCATTATTGACATTCCAAATGTAGTTTACATAACGCTAGCGTACTAAGTATTAAGCTTTAATATTATATCCAGTATCCAGTATCCTGGAAGCGATCCAACAGCGGCTCAAAACTGTAAAGGCACgcgagaaaaggaaaaaaataccaACCAAACGCGCGGACTTGTTCCCTCCGACTACAGGACAGGCCAAGCGCTGCACGTGAGTGAATTGCTAACGAAAGTGTTTTGCAATATGGATCTTTCGCGTCGCCATCGGCAACTCCTAGTAGAGAAAACGCAGAGTTACTGCGCTTCTGCCAAAGGTGGCCCGCTGGCAGGGCGCACTTCGTTGTAAGAAAGAGGGCCATGGCTGGCGCGGAGCAAACCTGCGCAGTAGACAAACCTGTCTCCTAAATTCGGCCCCATTTTCTCACCTGCTAACTTTGATGTCGTCAATTCGAGCTGGCGCGCGTCTTGGTGGTGTGGGATGATGTAGGAATAAAACCCGAGGTCTAGCCAAGAACAATGCAAGGGGAGACCGGCTCGCCTCCGGGTGAATTAATACAGTTCTCCCTTGTCACCCGAATCTTTTGCACTCCGATCATACGCCCCGGTGTGACATCCTTCGGGCGACGGGGGAGCGTTTAGCGCAGTGAATCCTGTAGCTCAGAATGCGCTCCCGGTAACGAGACACAACGTCTCTTTCAGTACATTACATGAGCACGGCACATGGCGCTGCCGCCCTGGGTAACGGAGGCGGTATTTGTCGGCTACCCCGTGCAGACACGGTGAGAACGGCGGAGATGTTACGCTAGGTGTGGCTCAGTAACGGAGGCAGCTGCCGTGGAACGGATCCAGAACGACCAGTCAAAAGCAGCCCGTTGTTGAACCGCGGCGCAATACCGCAAAATCAGTTAAAAGATGTGTCATTCTCTTcctgtaggaaaaaaaaaacaactcttttccttttcttcctgTCTTTACAAATCTGGAATGGTTTGAAGTGCAAAGCTAGTTATCACCGATGGCCATGGTCATCATACGTTTTTTCTTAGTGAGAGAAGCGAGACCGCTTCAGCTGGTCCTTCGCCTCTTGCCCAAACCAGCGCGTCAATTCGCTTAACACGTATTTCCGAACATGTTCCCATTCATAAGCAGATTTCTTCGATAACGGTACACTTCGTGTAAAGAAAGATCATTAACGGTTTGCTTCGGTCACAGGCTGGAACGCGACGCTGTATCAATGCCCTCCGAGGCGCAGTCCGACGAAAAtgaagcgctctctctctctctctctctctctctctctctctctctctctctctctctctctctctctctctctctctctctctctctttcctcgtgtgtgtgtgtgtgtgtgtgtgtgtgtgtgtgtgtgtgagcgagaggaagagatgCTAAATTTTAgattattgttatttaaaaatgaaccacTGACCACTCTAGCAGGAATCATTAAAATTCTATATCAACAGCATAAGTACGCTAGAGGACAAGTAATTTATTATTGTGAGTTATTTGTGGGGAAAACAATTTTTTCATTCTTCgtgaaaacaagacaaacacaaacaaacgaacaaaaagCTGACAATTTGTTACGGTGCACCGATTAGAATTACTTTTACAATGCTCTGGTGATCTGGACGAGAACAAGCCAGCCCCGGCAAGAATGGCCAGGAAAAATCCTGGACTTGAGCCAGCTAATCAATGAAGCAGTGATGTTCTCCTAGCGTAACAGACGGGTCATGACGGAGAGATACTCTGGGGCTTATATCTCACTCTGACTTGAAAATAACttaactaaaataatttttttcttatttattccAACCAACGCCCGTTTTTTGTGCATTAATGAAAACAACGATTTTAGAGTAGAGGTAATGCGCCATAACCTATattatttcaatttaaattctTGGTATTTTATCTTAATATACCATATGACATAATTAACCTTTCCCTTTCTGGCTCATACACAAATTCACATAGGCTAGCACCGTGAATTCAGGGTTAATACAGCACAGATTTAACAGATGGGTTCTCTTGTGATTCAGTATCAAGCCATGTAAGATACAGTTTCAACTAAAAACTGATACTCTCGTGAAATATGCCGTTCGTGTGGTCCAAGCCAGACTCGAAATGACAGCTCCAGCAGCCTGCAAAACCTACACATTACCATTCCAAAGAACTGCTGTGGCCGATTAAAACATCATATTAGCATATcttattagattaaaaaaaattcccctAATTCATGTCACCGTAAGCACATCTGAGAGGTTTCATAGTCCACTCGAAACTCTTAAGAACAATCATAATAATAGTCATAAAAACCATTTGCAATATATATGGCAGAAAATGGACTAGAAAGATCAAAGGCTGAAACTTTGAGGACGGAAACCTCCATATCCTGTAAACTACAGAGAACTTGTGAtcagagtgagagcgagagagagagcgagagagcgagcgagagagagagagagatcctccGTGGATACGCCGTTATATTCCAGTCGGGCAGGttcccctcaccctctctccactcctttTTTTGCCTGCTGTCGCGGAGATGCGCATCAGGAAACGATTACGGCTGATATTTTCAACCCAAAGGTGCAGCAGCGTTGTAATTTAAACCAGGAAATAGTGGCAGACTCTGACATGTACATATTGAACCGAGGACGGTGTTAAATCAGCCAGGGGCCCGTGTGAGCTGGGAGCCAAGCCTGTGAGATCGCTCACCGCAGACCTCATCCCTTTCCTGCAGAAGGCCTGTGCTAATTGTACATCGTCTTGTTAACCACAAGATGGTTAATCTCCAGCATCAGTTTTGACTTCTCTTGACAGAAACAACCGAACCAAAATTGCTCATTTGAAAGAGCTCTACAGACGGAATACCTGTCCAATTTACAACCTTGGATAAATGAGCAGTTGATGTAAAACCACAGTAACTGGGACTCGGGCCTATCTGATAGTTTAGGAAATCGGGCCTATCTGTAGTCAATTCTTCACAAGTTTCGTCTGTGGGTTTTGCTCCCGCTCCGCCGTAATACCCGATTCCACTCATCCAGCCGTGCCAGGTGCGTTAAAGCAGGGAAGCCCGACCACTGGTAGAGCCCAGAAAACGTGTACGAGCGGCGCAACACATGAACAGTCATTTACGTTATAATACTATAAACGAACTACTTTCCTTCGTGACAGCCGTCTTGGCATTAAAGAGTATTTTGACACAAAATTATCACCCCCATTGCTGTGCTCGTTCGACGGCATTCTGTCCGCTTTGATATCAGCCTGACGTGATCGATTACTCTCTATTATCCCTGCTGGCACAGAGTGTCACAGCAAGTGTCTAGCTAAACAGATCTCATATTAAGTCCACGATATACGAAATTTGTTGCCACTTGCTGAGACCAAACTGTAGATTTTGGAACATGCACCGTATCGCACTCATCAAGAAAACTTATTTTGACCTCTTAGCGCTTCATAGTACTactattttattgttatatttagCGACTAGGTCTATTTGCGTGAACCGAGCTTGTAACTTTAAAATAATGCCGTCAATCCCCCGGTATTTCGGTCCCGCAAAGATTAATTACGACACGCTTAGttctaatattaaaatgttattgaaagTCTTGATTAAGATGTCAGGTTAGATTAGTTTAGAACTAACTTCGGCAGGGTGGCAAATCTCCAAGACCAGAAGTTGGACACTTGCCTTAAAATGGAAACGCACAATTAAAGTTATTTTAACCACCATTTATATGGTCCCTGCGACATTTCGTTTAGTCGTGAAGCATGATCGCCCTCTAGTGCCTGTTCACTGACACTAAATTACGTAGTGGCATTGAATTATTTGATCTCATACCTTATGAACGTTGCTTGTATACATACTAGtgcatataactgaaaaaaatactgtagcaagtttagtaaaaaaaaaacttcataaaATCAAAATGACCAACAAGCATAGTTCTAACAGAACCATTCCTTTATTTGTCAATTACAATACAGCACATACATCCTTCAGCTAAGAAAAGTGTAGATAAAACCAACATACTTTAAGGTCCTTACATCATAAAGAGAAAATCATATCATCCATATATGCAGCTACACATAGAAACATGATTAATACATCTATCAGTTTAATTAAGAGGattttgttgtttacattttgttttacacatCTGCACCATAGGTTGCCATTTGGTCAAGTATAGATGTGGAAGGGAGGAGATAGGACTAGTAGAACATAGCACAAGATCATGAACAACAATCACCACCTTTTAATGGCCTCAACAACCAGTTTTAACAAATCATTTATCATTGAAATTTGTACTGCACTGTGATTTTAGAAAGTCCCCCAGCACCCTACAAATTTGAGTTTTACATGTACACCCCATAGCAGTTTATCATCAATACTGTTGCTTTTTAGTTCAGGAGAGGGATAGTGGGATTTGGACCTGACGCTCCTCTCGTCTCCCTCAAGCCATAAGGGATGGTTTCCTTATTCAGCCTGCAGTTTTAATGGGGGAGCATCTTCAGGCTGAAGGAGCCTGTTCAAGCACTCAAACACCTTGCCCCTTTAAAAATGGTTCTGGTTTAGACAAAGGCTTTAACAGTATAGCAAATATCACTAAACCTCTTAGAAAAATAGATCTGCAAGTTCATAATAGTATTCGTACAACATGTTAAAGCATATCTAGCACATCGAGTGTTTTGCAAGagatattaatataataaatagcTTAATATACAAACCTTCCCACAATAAGAAATACCAGAAGGATAAGGGGTATCTTACAAATTGCCaatgcatttttgtattttagcaTGCTTTTATACTCCAAACAGCATCTCTTATTAATCAATAGACACACACTTAGAGGTCACAGGGACAGCCTTTATGAGCCCCAGGCTGAAAAGACCAGGAAAAGTCAATCCTGGGTCTGAGTGAGTGAGGTGTacggatagtgtgtgtgtgtgtacacagagagagagaggggtgtactgatggtgtgtgtgtgtgtacacagagagagagagaggggtgtatggatagtgtgtgtgtgtgtacacagagagagagagagagagagagagagaggtgtatggatagtgtgtgtatacacagagagagagagagaggtgtatggatagtgtgtgtatacacagagagagagagagagaggtgtatggatagtgtgtgtatacacagagagagagagagagagagagagagagagagaggggggtgtaTGGATAGTGTGTGTAAAGTGATGTGTCGTGCCCTCTGATGTTGGGATgtcacagtgagacagtgaCATCTAGCACAGCTGTGACAGGCAGGAGCACAGTTGAGGAGAAATGGCATTTGACGTTGTATTATATTTTGATGTACGTGAGGTAAAATGGGAACGTGGCTGTAAAAAAAGCTGGACTGGAGCGGAACCttcacagaagaaaacaaacatcttGTTCGGGTCCGTCCTTCCCAACAGGAGCAGAACTTGTGCTATGCCTACAATCACCGAGCTGCAGGATGGTTCCGGTTTCTAAACATAGGGAACCAGGTGACTGTTTAATCTAAATCTTTTTGCTCCAATATTCACAGTGATCAAAGCAATATTGCTTGCCAGATTAAACACAAGTCGtagtgagcctgtgtgtgtggggagtaaTCAATGTCACCAAATGCTTGGACAAACGGGGCAGGTGGAATTggcacattacacacaagctGGCGTGACCGGTCATGCTCCAAATGCTGACCATGTGAACTTGGAGGAGGGCTGAAAGAAATGGCAGTAACAGAGGACAAAAGcattgcattttgctttttcaaATGGTACAGGCCTTAATAACTCAACATATATATAATGGTCTCCAGGGGTACAggcaaccacacacacttaaaaaaaaaaaaaaaaaaagaaagtaacaaAACACACCATACCTAATCTGCCCAGCAGAgagcacatgtacacatgtgcagGGAAggcaggggaaaaacaaaaaagcaaaaaccgTTGCACTGGTAGTCCTGCGAACAAGAAAAATTGTATGCTTTCCACACCCAGGATACTGCTcatagaagaagaaaaaaaccaacccaTAAAAGGTCTAGCGAACGTCTCTGAAGACCACGTCTTTTAGCAGATGCCTGAATCGGCAGGAACAGAAGCCAATGCGTTCACTATGGGTCAGTGCGCAAGCTAGTATTAGACTCCCCTGCCTTCTCCATTAGCACAGAGATTCTGTATTTTGCTGTCTTGTTGATAAAAAGCTCTGTAAAAACATTGAGGTGTCCACGTTTAATTTTCCCCACACCTCAGGCAGGAGAAGTCAGGCGACACAGGCCCTGAAAATGACACGGCTGTTAGGGCTTCGCCTGACCTCAGCTCGGACGGCACCGGTCACGTGTCTCGTGGCTTCCTTGGCCTCCCGGGTGATGGAAGGCCCTCGGCGGGAGCCTCAGGCATACTGAGTGGCCAGTTCCTGGCCTATGAACCGGCGCAGGCGCTCGAGGTACTGGCTGTAGAGCTCGATGTCGTTGTGGCCCGCACCCTCCACCCACAGTGGCTCCACCGCCTTGGGGCAGCGCTCAAACAGCGCCAGGCCATGCGAGAAGTCGATCACCTCGTCCTCTGTGCCGTGGATGATCAGCACGGGCGACGTGATCTTCGAGACCTTCTCGATGCTGAGAGGAACAGAAGGCGGCGGagggaaaggcaaaaagaggaagagaaactgactttttttttgctcttataTTAAGCAGCCAATCAAAAATCCTTTAATGGATTAATTGATAATGATGCCAACATCACACGAATGCTGCATTTAACTGTTCAGAAATGTAGATAGTCTTTTGAGTACATTTTTAACTGAACATCCCCACCCCTCACTCACTTGGGGAAGGCATCAAAGCAGTAGGTCTTCTTGGTGTCAGGGAAGGCCACCCTCATACCAGAGGTGAGCGGCGAGTGAAGGACCACAGCAGCACACTCATACCGTGATGCAAGATCCACTGTGGGCACCGTGCCAATGCTCTGCCCATACAGGATTATATTCTCAGGGCTGATGCCATATCTGgaggttaattaaaaaaacagaaatccTTAATGAggaattaatgtaaaaaaaaaaacaaacaaaacacaagcatcCCACCAGCTGTGAACTAATGGCTTATATTGAGTGtttgccatggaaacagtggGCGGCTTTGTAGAGGTCATGCTCAGTTCGATCTCAAGGTCCACACTGTTTAGGTTCTCAAGCTTGCTCGTGCTTCAGATCCTGTCGTAGGCGGCTGTGCAATTATGATTCAGTACAGCTAGGTTAACCTGCATTGATTCCATGGTAAACATAAGACTTTCCCTGAATCTGAATAATGTGAATATCTGTCTGACAAGAGGCCCACGCAAgcataaaatggcaaaaaacaaaaatctgacaTTCACAAATTGACAATTTTTGGTTCTATATTCAAattaagaaaatttaaaaaaaaaaagaagaaaaaaaaaaaagaagcatgacCGTTTCCAGAGGCGAGTACTGCAGATGCTATCAATTTGTAGAACAAGGTCAACTAAGGACACAAGTTGTTCAGCTGTTTTATACATTCCAAATAAGGGATCCATAATTTATGGAAGATCTTAGTAGAGCCCGCAAAGGAAAACAATTTTCGCTCATTTGAGAAAACCCGAGTACCTTTTTAACCAAGTGCGTAAAGGTTGGAACAGGATGTGTGAATTTCTACTTCAGTAGCAATAAGCACCTTACAAGCTACATATGGCAATGGATCTTTGATAAGCTTCCCACTACTGTGATCTCAGTATCAATGCTCCACAGAGGATCCTAGTATGTTGGCATGGCATCATTAGAAAGAACTGCGCTGACAAACTCAGTGGTTAGCTTTACTAGAccaaaacactaaaacaaaagCCTACTGCCCTCAACAGAGAGTGGCAGTCCTCTTCAAATCCTCTCTGTATGTGGATTTGCATGTTCTGGATGAACCTACGCTCACCTTGTGCGAAGCGCGTGCCAGGCAGCGTCTATGTCGGCATAGAGGTTCTTCTCGGAAGGCTTCCCCGTGCTGGCCCCATAGCCGGAGTAGTCATAGGAGAAGATGTTGCAATTGATGCGTGTGCCCAGGCCAATATAGAAGCTGCTCATCTGACCAAGGTCCACTGCATTGCCGTGGGAGAACAGCACAGTAAACCTGCAGGGATGGACATCAGGACAGAAGCctcacaacacatgcacaaaggGATGGCAACGCTGAGTGCAGCTAGGAACAGGAATgactaaaatggaaaaatttAAAGGTTATTACTGTCCTTCATGAAACTTGACAGGGGGGTTTGCTTTACATGTGCACACTAGTTGGAACATGCCATACAACCATGTCATAGCACAATGTGatcacacacatagacacagtcacaagtatatacacaaacaacaaGCACAAAAACTACATTCTACCTCGCTGTTGGGGCACAGTGGATGTACATGCATCCCACTTTGTTTCCACGGCTAGAGCGAGTGAGGAAAACTTCTGTTCCATCAAGTTCCCTTTGGGAATACTGGAACTCGGCTCGTTCCGATAGATGCAGCTTCCACCGGCCTTCCCCGCCTCGGTCTCCGAAACCCCCCACCGCTCCCCCGCGTAGTCTGGAACGCAGCCCTGAGGTCCCCAAGTTTGAAGTAACAGCAGGGGTCGAGTCCAGGTCCGGTAGCAGGGTATACGTAGGCTCCGGAGGCAGGAAGGCCAGCTTCGCCGCGATCCGGCTCGGACAAGGAGGACAGCAAAACAGGCCGCACAACTCGCTAACAGATAAACCGTTCATCTTAGGCCGCTAAGACGATTAACACCTGGGAGAGACTGAAAAGAAGGGCCACTTAATACGGACATAAAGCAACAAAACTACAATGACAACGAATTTCATAA
Encoded here:
- the abhd17aa gene encoding abhydrolase domain containing 17A, depalmitoylase a, with the translated sequence MNGLSVSELCGLFCCPPCPSRIAAKLAFLPPEPTYTLLPDLDSTPAVTSNLGTSGLRSRLRGGAVGGFGDRGGEGRWKLHLSERAEFQYSQRELDGTEVFLTRSSRGNKVGCMYIHCAPTARFTVLFSHGNAVDLGQMSSFYIGLGTRINCNIFSYDYSGYGASTGKPSEKNLYADIDAAWHALRTRYGISPENIILYGQSIGTVPTVDLASRYECAAVVLHSPLTSGMRVAFPDTKKTYCFDAFPNIEKVSKITSPVLIIHGTEDEVIDFSHGLALFERCPKAVEPLWVEGAGHNDIELYSQYLERLRRFIGQELATQYA